One segment of Rosa chinensis cultivar Old Blush chromosome 6, RchiOBHm-V2, whole genome shotgun sequence DNA contains the following:
- the LOC112170582 gene encoding disease resistance protein RPV1 yields the protein MINVGAARGYAQGDMCPKHSSTHAPQLHTRSLDLSDVISFRVEGNNGEFERICAELGFSGPDDFAIPEAAWESRRIRSGRPDTRWTYDVFLSFRGPDTCKGITSELYDRLQWRGIKTFMDDPNLRVGDSISPSLVSAIEESRFAIVILSPNYASSPWCLDELVTIIQCMKEKWLRVMPVFYKVESSDVRHQRGSFELKGKTRPRVEVREHEEFYGKNEDKFKAWRAALTEVANLSGWDSKNFRTERELVEAIVGDIGRKVVYKSSSVDKGFVGMDVRVDDLLHHYIHQESDKVRIIGIHGMRGVGKTALARAFYDDFGQDFENRCFLFNVRERFKRDGLVSLQKNLLSSILTDKIEYIEDEYTGVDVIQRSLCKIKVLVVIDDVDRLEQLEKLAGSHDWFGPGSRIIITTTNIHLLEAHDVDALYKATGLNSGEALQLLSLKAFKKSLPPEDYLDLCDRILGYAQGLPLALVVLGSFLCGRKHNEWGKDRDRVTQILNYCELNPVIGLRVLADKSLITISSNELSMHDLLQEMGWEIVRRQSPKESGKRSRLWSHEDIHHVLKKNKGTEAIQGMVMELPKLEVAHWNPEAFSNLSELNLLHIRNVDLPKGLTCLSNSLRLLEWPGCPLRSLPQKFESDELIELNLCHSNIEHLWEGEKNFDKLKFIKLCHSQNIVETPDLAGIQNLESLDLEGCKSLVRIHQSLGFLKKLIVLNLKDYKSLENLPGRIEMESLQTLILSNCSKIKKIPEFDGNMERLSVLDLDETAIEELPVSIGRLSGLVSLNLSNCTNLVRLPSTINNLKFVKNLNLSGCMKLGKHQESERERECYEENDVNSGSAIEMSSTYDLIKHVRGSFFHGCEVNTEPMSFRLPIWGLCNLTYLNLRNCNLGEGAFANEFGYFPSMVTLNLSGNNFVRLRSGIGSLSKLENLNLENCKRLQELSDLPSNSSLDLRADGCTSLKYLFDASNLNRLNKSYFNFINCVNLNGNQGCNNIAFEMLKTFMYQGISDKRETFQIVIPGSNIPEWFSHRSGGRSLSVKLPPDWDSSRFMGFAVCVVFVLHEHHQVDELDIHQFKNFNTTHHLVCCLELNGRELDVYGRQPAFRFSEEFC from the exons atgatAAATGTAGGTGCAGCAAGGGGATACGCGCAAGGGGATATGTGTCCCAAACACTCTTCCACCCACGCGCCGCAGCTCCACACGCGCTCGCTCGACCTGTCGGACGTGATCAGCTTCCGGGTCGAAGGAAATAACGGCGAGTTCGAACGGATTTGCGCCGAGCTGGGCTTCTCCGGCCCAGACGACTTCGCTATACCCGAGGCGGCCTGGGAGTCCCGGAGGATCCGGTCCGGAAGGCCGGATACGCGATGGACGTACGATGTGTTTCTAAGTTTCAGAGGGCCAGATACGTGCAAGGGGATTACCTCCGAGCTGTATGATAGACTACAATGGAGAGGAATTAAAACCTTTATGGATGACCCCAATCTTCGTGTAGGAGATTCCATTAGCCCGTCTCTTGTTTCAGCAATTGAGGAGTCAAGATTTGCCATTGTCATTCTTTCACCCAACTATGCTTCTTCGccatggtgcttggatgaactcgTCACGATTATTCAATGCATGAAAGAGAAGTGGCTTCGAGTCATGCCCGTCTTCTACAAAGTGGAGTCTTCTGATGTGCGGCACCAAAGGGGAAGTTTTGAGCTTAAAGGGAAAACCCGACCCCGAGTAGAAGTAAGGGAACATGAAGAATTTTATGGCAAGAATGAGGACAAATTCAAGGCGTGGAGAGCTGCGTTGACAGAGGTAGCCAATCTTTCTGGGTGGGATTCAAAGAATTTTAG aaCTGAGAGAGAACTTGTTGAGGCAATTGTTGGGGATATTGGGAGGAAGGTGGTGTATAAATCTTCAAGTGTTGACAAGGGCTTCGTaggaatggatgtccgtgttgATGATTTATTACATCATTACATACATCAAGAGTCGGATAAGGTACGAATTATAGGGATACATGGGATGCGAGGAGTTGGTAAGACAGCGCTTGCTCGAGCTTTTTATGATGACTTTGGTCAGGATTTTGAGAATAGATGctttcttttcaatgttagagAAAGGTTTAAAAGGGATGGCCTAGTTTCTTTACAAAAGAACCTTCTTTCCAGCATTTTGACGGACAAAATTGAATACATAGAGGATGAATATACAGGAGTTGATGTGATTCAAAGAAGTTTATGTAAAATAAAGGTGCTTGTTGTTATTGATGATGTGGATCGGTTggaacaattagaaaaattggctGGAAGTCATGACTGGTTTGGTCCAGGGAGCAGAATTATCATAACCACCACAAATATTCACTTGTTAGAGGCACATGATGTTGATGCTCTATACAAGGCTACCGGGTTAAATTCTGGTGAAGCTCTTCAACTCTTGAGTTTAAAGGCTTTCAAGAAAAGCCTCCCACCAGAAGATTATTTGGACCTGTGCGACCGTATTTTAGGGTATGCTCAGGGGCTGCCGCTAGCTCTTGTGGTTTTAGGTTCTTTTTTATGTGGTAGAAAGCACAATGAATGG GGGAAAGATAGGGATCGAGTGACACAAATACTAAACTATTGTGAGCTGAACCCTGTCATTGGATTAAGAGTTCTTGCTGATAAATCTCTCATTACTATTTCTAGCAATGAACTGTCAATGCATGATTTGCTACAAGAAATGGGCTGGGAAATAGTTCGTCGACAGTCTCCTAAAGAGTCAGGCAAACGTAGTAGATTGTGGTCTCATGAAGACATCCACCATGTGTTGAAGAAAAATAAG ggAACAGAAGCAATCCAAGGGATGGTAATGGAGTTGCCTAAATTAGAAGTGGCTCATTGGAATCCAGAAGCCTTCTCAAATTTGTCTGAACTTAATCTTCTCCATATTCGTAATGTGGACCTTCCCAAAGGCCTCACTTGTCTTTCTAATTCCTTGAGACTCCTGGAATGGCCTGGGTGTCCGTTAAGATCTCTCCCACAAAAGTTCGAATCAGATGAACTTATTGAACTTAACTTGTGTCACAGCAATATTGAACATCTTTGGGAGGGAGAAAAG AATTTTGACAAGTTGAAGTTCATCAAACTCTGCCATTCTCAAAACATTGTGGAGACCCCAGACCTCGCGGGCATTCAGAATCTTGAGAGTTTAGATCTTGAAGGATGTAAGAGTTTGGTAAGAATCCATCAATCCCTCGGATTTCTCAAAAAGCTTATTGTCCTGAATCTTAAAGACTACAAAAGTCTTGAGAATCTGCCAGGTAGAATTGAAATGGAATCTCTTCAAACATTAATTCTGTCTAACTgctcaaaaattaaaaagattCCCGAGTTTGATGGAAATATGGAGCGTCTGTCTGTGCTTGATCTCGATGAGACTGCCATTGAGGAACTGCCTGTTTCAATTGGACGCCTGAGTGGCCTTGTGTCATTGAATCTAAGTAACTGCACAAATCTTGTCCGTCTTCCAAGCACCATCAATAATTTGAAGTTTGTTAAAAATCTTAATCTTTCTGGATGCATGAAACTTGGCAAACATCAGGAAAGCGAGAGGGAGAGGGAATGTTATGAGGAAAATGATGTGAATAGTGGGTCTGCAATAGAAATGTCATCTACCTATGATCTCATAAAGCATGTGAGAGGTTCATTCTTTCATGGATGCGAAGTGAATACAGAGCCAATGAGTTTCCGCTTGCCTATATGGGGTCTCTGTAATTTAACATATCTGAACCTGCGTAATTGCAATCTTGGCGAAGGAGCATTTGCCAACGAATTTGGTTACTTTCCCTCTATGGTGACCTTGAATCTAAGTGGAAATAATTTTGTTCGTCTTCGTTCAGGCATTGGATCGCTTTCTAAGCTTGAGAACTTGAACTTGGAAAATTGCAAGAGACTTCAAGAGTTGTCAGACCTTCCATCAAATAGTAGCCTAGATTTAAGGGCAGATGGTTGTACTTCACTGAAATACTTGTTTGATGCATCAAATTTGAACAGATTGAACAaatcatatttcaatttcatcaattgcGTCAATCTAAATGGCAATCAGGGATGCAATAACATAGCATTTGAAATGCTGAAGACATTCATGTATCAG GGAATCTCTGATAAGAGGGAAACTTTTCAAATTGTAATTCCTGGAAGTAATATTCCTGAGTGGTTCAGCCATCGAAGTGGTGGGCGTTCATTAAGTGTGAAGCTGCCTCCAGATTGGGATAGCAGTAGGTTTATGGGATTTGCTGTGTGTGTTGTTTTTGTACTCCATGAGCACCATCAGGTTGATGAGCTTGATATTCATCAATTCAAGAATTTTAACACTACTCACCATCTTGTATGTTGCCTGGAGCTCAATGGAAGAGAATTAGATGTATATGGCAGACAGCCTGCATTTCGCTTTAGTGAAGAGTTTTGCTAG
- the LOC112170583 gene encoding uncharacterized protein LOC112170583: MGKMLLSLIRFRNKLDYEWRCAVIVKLMGKPNSTNTFDFMLRGLRRKWQVKGGWQLIDLPNDFFIVKFNLEEDMNYALCGGPWILAGQTLIVRKWTPDFDPMNEVIGKMALWVRIFGLPVKFFKDYTMAKIGKILGAVVKVDKLTIGQARGQFARVCIEAFPLYVLNVAALVTQKISVRPLIKNNSGEADINPNALNTTDPSLASSGETSSPTEMNISTMQQDVDTLRNKKKNGDAGGSRKISSGSGSRFAVLQDESGKDSELPEQTIENNSSDSSPPIVKRWKSFQEKKKTVPVNNETYKPKNVAAPSTSLRKLGSSGNHSSSVKVTATNEKSISLNTKNSSRIPMKDVSNVENSSGSKTDLQYQRKSKGVAGSGSKHNSHIFKKLSFENMGTNVLGDGIVAIFGHCPPEEVIGDKASPSSLSMDSETFVEKT, encoded by the exons ATGGGCAAAATGTTACTTTCTCTGATAAGGTTTCGTAACAAGCTTGATTATGAATGGCGTTGTGCTGTAATTGTCAAACTCATGGGGAAACCTAACTCCACGAATACTTTTGATTTTATGCTAAGAGGTTTAAGAAGAAAATGGCAAGTGAAAGGGGGGTGGCAACTCATTGATTTACCCAATGATTTTTTCATTGTTAAGTTTAACCTGGAGGAAGATATGAATTATGCTCTCTGTGGAGGTCCTTGGATTCTTGCTGGGCAGACTCTGATTGTTAGAAAATGGACACCTGACTTTGATCCTATGAATGAAGTTATTGGGAAAATGGCTCTATGGGTCAGAATTTTTGGTTTGCCTGTCAAATTTTTCAAGGACTACACTATGGCCAAAATCGGGAAAATCCTTGGTGCTGTAGTCAAAGTGGACAAGCTCACAATTGGTCAGGCTAGAGGACAGTTTGCTCGTGTTTGCATTGAG gcatttcccttatATGTTTTGAATGTGGCTGCTTTGGTCACTCAAAAGATAAGTGTACGTCCCTTAATTAAGAATAACAGTGGTGAAGCTGATATAAACCCGAATGCTTTGAATACTACTGATCCATCTCTTGCTTCTAGTGGTGAGACATCTTCTCCAACTGAGATGAACATTTCTACAATGCAACAAGATGTGGACACTCTGAG aaataaaaagaagaatggAGATGCTGGTGGATCTAGGAAAATTAGTAGTGGCAGTGGTTCCAGATTTGCTGTTTTGCAGGATGAAAGTGGTAAGGACTCTGAGTTGCCTGAGCAGACCATTGAGAATAACTCTTCTGATAGCAGTCCTCCCATTGTCAAACGTTGGAAAAGCTtccaagagaagaagaagacagttCCTGTGAACAATGAGACTTACAAACCCAAGAATGTTGCTGCTCCTTCTACCTCTTTGAGAAAACTTGGTTCCTCTGGTAATCATTCTTCGTCTGTGAAAGTTACTGCTACAAATGAGAAATCTATATCTTTGAACACTAAAAATAGTTCTAGAATCCCTATGAAAGATGTGTCTAATGTTGAAAATTCTAGTGGCTCTAAAACTGATCTTCAGTATCAAAGAAAATCCAAAGGTGTGGCTGGTTCTGGTTCTAAACATAATTCTCACATTTTCAAAAAGCTTTCTTTTGAAAATATGGGAACCAATGTTTTAGGAGATGGAATTGTTGCCATCTTTGGGCATTGTCCTCCTGAGGAGGTTATTGGGGACAAGGCCAGCCCTTCATCTCTTTCTATGGACTCTGAAACCTTTGTGGAAAAGACCTAG